CGGCCTCGCGGCTCTTCAGCTCCGCCAGCGTGCGCTGGATGGCGATGTCGACGACCTTCTGGTTGGCGCCGCCCGACAGCGGGATCGGCCGGTAGCCGATCGCCAGCAGCGCCTGCACGAACGACATCGGCAGCTCGCTGTTGGCCGCCAGGAAGAACAGCCCGTTCGTCGGCTGCCCCCACTGCCGCTCGACGAACTGCAGGAGCCGCTCCCACCGCGGCCGCTCCTCGGGCCGGGGCCGGCGGCCCAGGATCGACGTACCGAGGGTGGCGTCGATGTTCTCCCCGTCCACCAGGACGTGGGTGGTCCGCGCGGTCTCCATGACAGGAGGCTAGCCGGGCGGCCGGGAGGCGGCGGGTCAGCCTCGCTTGACGGTGCGGAAGGCGGTCCAGTCGCCCTTGCGCTTGTAGAACCCGGCGACCGCCTTGAACCGGTAGCGGTCGGCGGGGCTGGCCAGGCACGCCTGCGGTACGACGATGCGGACCCGGTCGACGTCGAAGCGCCACTTCGCGCGGATCCCGGAGCACTCGACCGGGGTGCCGCCGAACTCCTGGTCGGTCGGCTGCCACAGCTGGGTGACCGGAGCGGTGCCGGGGCGGTGGCCGGTGTAGGCGATGAAGCCGTCGTCGGTGGCCGGGTCGGTCCCGATGAAGACCTTCGTCTGCGCCTTGCGGGTCTCGGTCAGGTCGCGGAAGGTCAGCCTGAGCACCACCCGGTCCGCGCGGTTGTCGATCCTGACCCGCACGATGTCCATCTGCGCGGGCAGCGCGGGCTCGGCGCCGTCCTCGATCACCTTCACGGCCGCACGGGCCGGGGCGGGCACCGCGAGGACGGCGGCGAGGGTCGCGACGACGAGGGTCAGCAGCAGCTTGCGCATGGGTCGACCCTACGTCGGCGGCACGCGTGGAAGGCTGCGTGGAAGGCTGGCCGCGTGAGGAGACTGGCCGCGATGGCGGCGGTGCTGGCGCTGGCCGGCTGCGGCGGTACGCCGGACGCCCGTCCGGCACCGACGACCTCGGCGCCGTCCACGACCACGGCACCACCGGCGACCACCCCCACGCCGACCCCCGTCCCCACGCCCGAGCCCACCTCCACCCCCGAGCTCGCCGAGGGCATCGACGCCTCCCACCACCAGGGCCCGATCGACTGGGAGCAGGTGGCCGGGGCGGGCATCCGGTTCGCCTACCTCAAGGCCAGCGAGGGCACCGGGTTCACGGACCCGCGGTTCGCGGCGCACCGGGCGGCCGCCGAACGCGCTGGCGTCTCGGTCGCGGGCTACCACTACTTCCAGCTGTGCAGCAACGGCACAGCCCAGGCCGAGCACTTCCTGCGCGTCCTCGGCCCCCACCCCGCACCCGGCCAGCCGCCGGCGCTCGACCTCGAGCTCGCCGGCAGCTGCACCGACCCACCGTCGCGCGCGGCCCTCCTCGCCGAGGTCCGGGAGTTCCTCCAGCGAGTCGACGAGACCCTCGCCACGACCACGCTGGTCTATCTCTACCCCGACTTCGAGGACCGTTTCGGGTTCGCGAAGGACCTGGCCGACCACCCCCAGTGGGTACGTCGCCTCGGCGAGCGCCCACCGGCCCGCGACTGGGCCGTGTGGCAGTACGACGACCGCGGCTCCGTGCCTGGCATCAGGGGCGGCGTGGACCGCAACCGGGGAACATTTCCGATCGAGGGACGTTGAGGAATGACATGTCCACCATCGACCTGACCGCCGGCAACTTCGAGCAGACGGTCCTCGACAACGAGATCGTCTTCGTCGACTTCTGGGCGTCGTGGTGCGGCCCGTGCCGCAACTTCGCCCCGATCTACGAGGCGGCCGCCGAGGAGCACGGCGACCTGGTCTTCGGCTCGGTGAACACCGAGGAGGAGCAGCAGCTCGCCAGTGCCGCCCGGGTCACCTCCATCCCGACCCTGATGGCGTTCAAGAAGGGTGCGCTGGTCTTCTCCCAGGCCGGTGCGCTGCCCGCACCCGCCCTGGCCCAGGTCATCGCCGCCGTCCGCGACTTCGACGTCGACGCCGCGAAGGCCGAGCAGTGAGCGAGCTCGTCTTCGGGCTCGACACCTTCGGCGACGTCACCGTCGACGCGGCGACAGGAGAACGCCTGGGCCACCCCCAGGTGATCCGCAACATCGTGGAGCAGGCCGTGCTGGCCGACCGGGTCGGCGTCGACGTGTTCGGCATCGGGGAGCACCACCGCGCGGACTTCGCGGTGACCAGCCCGGAGATGGTGCTGGCGACGATCGCGGCCCGCACCGAGAGGATCGGGCTCGGTACAGCGGTCACGGTGCTCAGCTCCGACGACCCGGTCCGCCTCTACGAGCGCTTCGCGACCCTCGACGCCCTGTCCGGCGGCCGCGCCGAGATCACCATGGGCCGCGGCTCGTTCACCGAGTCGTTTCCGCTCTTCGGGTTCGACATGGCGCACTACGACCAGCTCTTCAGCGAGAAGATCGACCTGTGGGCCGCGCTCCAGGGCGAGCAGGCGGTC
The genomic region above belongs to Nocardioides sp. QY071 and contains:
- the trxA gene encoding thioredoxin, with amino-acid sequence MSTIDLTAGNFEQTVLDNEIVFVDFWASWCGPCRNFAPIYEAAAEEHGDLVFGSVNTEEEQQLASAARVTSIPTLMAFKKGALVFSQAGALPAPALAQVIAAVRDFDVDAAKAEQ
- a CDS encoding NYN domain-containing protein: METARTTHVLVDGENIDATLGTSILGRRPRPEERPRWERLLQFVERQWGQPTNGLFFLAANSELPMSFVQALLAIGYRPIPLSGGANQKVVDIAIQRTLAELKSREADVVLVSNDGDFVEQIEDVLDGRRVGLVGFTEFRNSAFAQLTTRGLDFFDLEYDVNAFNERLPRVRIIPIDEFDPTQFI
- a CDS encoding GH25 family lysozyme translates to MRRLAAMAAVLALAGCGGTPDARPAPTTSAPSTTTAPPATTPTPTPVPTPEPTSTPELAEGIDASHHQGPIDWEQVAGAGIRFAYLKASEGTGFTDPRFAAHRAAAERAGVSVAGYHYFQLCSNGTAQAEHFLRVLGPHPAPGQPPALDLELAGSCTDPPSRAALLAEVREFLQRVDETLATTTLVYLYPDFEDRFGFAKDLADHPQWVRRLGERPPARDWAVWQYDDRGSVPGIRGGVDRNRGTFPIEGR